The following proteins are encoded in a genomic region of Variovorax paradoxus:
- the purL gene encoding phosphoribosylformylglycinamidine synthase, which translates to MTQPASQALPVVTFFEGGSALSDFRARQLLPKLQAIEPRIEGIAARFVHLVVTDAALSPADHERFAALLTYGEPFEALAKGGASVVVTPRLGTVSPWASKATDIAHNCGLALRRVERVTQYHLKLKAPLIGKAPVLEGDTLAAVAGPLHDRMTESVLATVEQAASLFSELPAQAMAQVDVQAGGREALVAANTGFGLALAEDEIDYLVEAFTRLGRNPSDVELMMFAQANSEHCRHKIFNAQFTIDGKAQPQSLFSMIRHTEKQNPQHTVIAYADNASVMEGATIERFVAASDSQSYQKDSALSHVLMKVETHNHPTAISPFPGASTGAGGEIRDEGATGRGSKPKAGLTGFTVSKLWPEEGHYGKPEHIASPLQIMTEGPLGGAAFNNEFGRPNLLGYFREYEQTVSSDLDTVQRGYHKPIMIAGGLGSIDATQTKKILFPAGSLLIQLGGPGMRIGMGGSAASSMATGANAAELDFDSVQRGNPEIERRAQEVINHCWQQGAANPILAIHDVGAGGLSNAFPELTNDAGRGARFDLRAVPLEESGMAPKEIWCNESQERYVLAIAPESLEQFKAFCERERCPFSVVGVATEERQLLVADEGAAVQPVDMPMDVLLGKPPKMHRDVKTVARSFKPLDLTGVDLQKAAIEVLAHPTVASKRFLITIGDRTVGGLSHRDQMVGPWQVPVADCAVTLADYKGFAGEAMSMGERTPLAALDAPASGRMAVAEAITNLLAAPIELSRVKLSANWMAACGEPGEDAALYETVKAVGLELCPALGVSIPVGKDSLSMRTQWKDGGEAKKVTSPVSLIVTAFASLADVRGTLTPQLDAEEPDTTLVLVDLGHSQHRMAGSILAQTLNQSGDTVPDLDDPAQLVALVHAVNALRADGKILAMHDRSDGGLFATACEMAFAGHVGVALNVDMLVTEGDGISDSRMETGDAKNWAQQVSARREELTLKALFNEELGMVLQVRTAERNEVMQVLRAHGLSAHSHFVGKTRPASSTMDAGKGKLEVWRDAKSVFSASLHDLHQVWDSVSWKIARERDNPACADAEHAAAGEPSDPGMHVFLPLPPGEGRGEGRSLNAPAILQNRPKVAILREQGVNSHVEMAYAFTEAGFEAYDVHMTDLQTGRADLANFKGVVACGGFSYGDTLGAGIGWARSITFNPKLAEQFKAFFGRQDTFGLGVCNGCQMFAELADIVPGAEAWPRFTTNQSERFEARLSMVEVLESPSLFFAGMAGSRLPIAVAHGEGYANFKHRGDAAKAIAAMRFVDNHGRATEQYPFNPNGSAGGLTSVTTPDGRFTAVMPHPERVFRNIQMSWTPGDKSELSPWMQIWRNARRWVG; encoded by the coding sequence GTGACGCAGCCTGCATCTCAAGCCCTTCCCGTCGTAACCTTTTTCGAGGGCGGCAGCGCGCTCAGCGACTTCCGCGCGCGGCAGCTGCTGCCCAAGCTGCAGGCCATCGAGCCGCGCATCGAGGGCATCGCCGCGCGTTTCGTGCACCTGGTGGTCACCGACGCAGCCCTGAGCCCGGCCGACCACGAGCGTTTTGCCGCCTTGCTGACCTATGGCGAGCCCTTCGAGGCACTGGCCAAGGGGGGCGCCTCGGTGGTCGTCACACCCCGCCTGGGCACCGTGTCGCCCTGGGCTTCCAAGGCGACCGACATCGCCCACAACTGCGGCTTGGCGCTGCGCCGGGTCGAGCGCGTCACGCAATACCACCTGAAGCTCAAGGCCCCGCTGATCGGCAAGGCGCCCGTGCTCGAAGGTGACACGCTCGCCGCCGTGGCCGGCCCGCTGCACGACCGCATGACCGAATCGGTGCTGGCCACCGTCGAGCAGGCGGCCAGCCTGTTCAGCGAACTGCCGGCCCAGGCGATGGCGCAGGTCGACGTGCAGGCCGGCGGCCGCGAGGCGCTGGTGGCCGCCAACACCGGCTTCGGCCTGGCGCTGGCCGAGGACGAGATCGACTACCTGGTCGAGGCCTTCACCCGCCTGGGCCGCAACCCCAGCGACGTCGAACTCATGATGTTCGCGCAGGCCAACAGCGAGCACTGCCGCCACAAGATCTTCAACGCCCAGTTCACCATCGACGGCAAGGCGCAGCCCCAAAGCCTGTTCTCGATGATTCGCCACACTGAGAAGCAGAACCCGCAGCACACGGTCATCGCCTACGCGGACAACGCCTCGGTGATGGAAGGCGCGACCATCGAGCGCTTCGTCGCGGCCTCGGATTCGCAGAGCTATCAAAAAGATAGCGCCCTGAGCCACGTGCTGATGAAGGTGGAGACGCACAACCACCCGACCGCCATTTCGCCGTTCCCCGGCGCCTCGACCGGCGCGGGCGGCGAGATCCGCGACGAAGGCGCCACCGGCCGCGGCTCCAAGCCCAAGGCGGGCCTGACGGGCTTCACCGTCTCCAAGCTCTGGCCGGAAGAGGGCCACTACGGCAAGCCCGAGCACATCGCGAGCCCGCTGCAGATCATGACCGAGGGCCCGCTGGGCGGCGCTGCGTTCAACAACGAATTCGGCCGGCCCAACCTGCTGGGCTATTTCCGCGAATACGAGCAAACCGTATCGAGCGACCTCGACACCGTGCAGCGCGGCTACCACAAGCCCATCATGATCGCGGGCGGCCTCGGCAGCATCGACGCCACCCAGACCAAGAAAATCCTTTTCCCGGCCGGCTCGCTGCTGATTCAGCTCGGCGGCCCCGGCATGCGCATCGGCATGGGCGGCAGCGCCGCGAGTTCGATGGCGACCGGTGCGAACGCGGCCGAACTCGACTTCGACTCGGTGCAGCGCGGCAACCCCGAGATCGAACGCCGGGCGCAGGAGGTCATCAACCACTGCTGGCAGCAGGGCGCGGCCAACCCGATCCTCGCGATCCACGACGTGGGCGCGGGCGGGCTGAGCAATGCCTTCCCCGAACTGACCAACGACGCCGGCCGTGGCGCGCGCTTCGACCTGCGCGCCGTGCCGCTCGAAGAGTCGGGCATGGCGCCGAAGGAAATCTGGTGCAACGAAAGCCAGGAGCGCTATGTGCTGGCGATCGCGCCGGAATCGCTCGAACAGTTCAAGGCCTTCTGCGAGCGCGAGCGCTGCCCGTTCTCGGTGGTGGGCGTGGCGACCGAAGAGCGCCAGCTGCTGGTGGCCGACGAAGGCGCGGCCGTGCAGCCGGTCGACATGCCGATGGACGTGCTGCTCGGCAAGCCGCCCAAGATGCACCGCGACGTGAAGACCGTCGCGCGCAGCTTCAAGCCGCTCGACCTTACCGGCGTCGATTTGCAGAAGGCCGCCATCGAGGTGCTCGCGCACCCGACCGTGGCGTCCAAGCGCTTCCTGATCACCATCGGCGACCGCACCGTGGGCGGCCTGAGCCACCGCGACCAGATGGTCGGCCCGTGGCAGGTGCCGGTGGCCGATTGCGCTGTCACGCTGGCCGACTACAAGGGCTTCGCCGGTGAAGCCATGAGCATGGGCGAGCGCACGCCGCTTGCCGCGCTCGACGCACCGGCCTCGGGCCGCATGGCCGTGGCCGAGGCCATCACCAATCTGCTGGCCGCACCGATCGAACTCTCGCGCGTGAAGCTCTCGGCCAACTGGATGGCCGCTTGCGGCGAGCCCGGCGAAGACGCTGCGCTGTACGAAACCGTGAAGGCCGTGGGCCTGGAGCTGTGCCCGGCGCTGGGCGTGTCGATCCCGGTCGGGAAGGATTCGCTGTCGATGCGCACCCAGTGGAAAGACGGTGGCGAAGCCAAGAAGGTCACGTCGCCCGTCAGCCTGATCGTCACTGCTTTCGCTTCGCTCGCCGATGTGCGCGGCACGCTCACGCCGCAGCTCGATGCAGAAGAACCCGACACCACGCTCGTGCTCGTCGACCTGGGCCACAGCCAGCACCGCATGGCCGGCAGCATCCTGGCGCAGACGCTCAACCAGAGCGGTGATACGGTGCCCGACCTCGACGACCCGGCGCAGCTCGTGGCGCTGGTCCATGCCGTGAACGCGCTGCGCGCCGACGGCAAGATCCTCGCGATGCACGACCGCAGTGACGGCGGCCTGTTCGCCACCGCCTGCGAAATGGCCTTTGCTGGCCATGTCGGCGTGGCGCTCAATGTCGATATGCTGGTCACCGAAGGCGACGGCATCTCCGACAGCCGCATGGAAACGGGCGACGCCAAGAATTGGGCGCAGCAGGTCAGCGCGCGGCGCGAGGAGCTCACGCTCAAGGCGCTGTTCAACGAAGAGCTCGGCATGGTGCTGCAGGTGCGCACGGCCGAGCGCAACGAGGTGATGCAGGTGCTGCGCGCCCACGGCCTCAGCGCACACAGCCATTTCGTCGGCAAGACGCGGCCCGCAAGCTCGACCATGGATGCCGGCAAGGGCAAACTCGAAGTCTGGCGCGATGCCAAGTCGGTGTTCAGCGCAAGCTTGCACGACCTGCACCAGGTGTGGGACTCGGTCAGCTGGAAGATCGCCCGCGAGCGCGACAACCCGGCCTGCGCCGATGCCGAGCACGCTGCGGCCGGTGAACCTTCAGACCCCGGCATGCACGTATTTCTCCCTCTCCCTCCGGGAGAGGGCAGGGGTGAGGGCCGCAGCCTCAACGCCCCCGCCATCCTTCAGAACCGCCCCAAGGTCGCCATCCTGCGCGAACAAGGCGTCAACTCGCACGTCGAGATGGCCTACGCTTTTACCGAAGCCGGCTTCGAGGCCTACGACGTCCATATGACCGACCTGCAGACGGGCAGGGCGGACCTCGCCAACTTCAAGGGCGTGGTCGCCTGCGGCGGCTTCAGCTACGGCGACACACTGGGCGCCGGCATCGGCTGGGCGCGCAGCATCACCTTCAACCCGAAGCTCGCCGAGCAGTTCAAGGCCTTCTTCGGCCGCCAGGACACCTTCGGCCTGGGCGTATGCAACGGCTGCCAGATGTTCGCCGAACTGGCCGACATCGTTCCGGGTGCCGAGGCCTGGCCGCGTTTCACCACCAACCAGAGCGAACGTTTCGAGGCGCGCCTGTCGATGGTCGAAGTGCTCGAATCGCCAAGCCTCTTCTTTGCGGGCATGGCCGGCAGCCGCCTGCCGATCGCGGTGGCGCACGGGGAGGGGTATGCCAACTTCAAGCACCGCGGCGACGCGGCCAAGGCCATCGCGGCAATGCGCTTCGTCGACAACCACGGCAGGGCCACTGAGCAGTACCCGTTCAATCCGAACGGCAGTGCCGGCGGCCTGACCTCGGTGACCACGCCCGACGGCCGCTTCACCGCCGTGATGCCGCACCCCGAGCGCGTGTTCCGCAACATCCAGATGAGCTGGACGCCGGGCGACAAGAGCGAGCTGAGCCCATGGATGCAGATCTGGCGCAACGCCCGCCGCTGGGTGGGTTGA
- a CDS encoding peptidylprolyl isomerase, translated as MKKQLLQAVAAAALLGAIPLAAVAQNAAIVNGKPVPKARMDVLAQQLTAAGRPVTPEMQGQLREEIVAREVFMQEAQKQGLDATDDYRNQLELARQAILIRALFENYRKTSPVSDADVKAEYDKFVAANGGKEYKARHILVETEDQAKKIMADLKKGAKFEDIAKKQSKDPGSGANGGDLDWANPASFVPEFSEAMIKLKKGETTPAPIKTQFGYHIIRVDDIRQAQLPKLEEVQPQITQQLQQQRLQKYQEELRAKAKVE; from the coding sequence ATGAAAAAACAACTCTTGCAGGCCGTTGCGGCCGCAGCGCTGCTCGGTGCGATTCCCCTGGCGGCCGTGGCACAGAACGCGGCCATCGTCAACGGCAAGCCCGTGCCCAAGGCGCGCATGGACGTGCTGGCCCAGCAGCTGACCGCGGCCGGCCGCCCGGTCACACCGGAAATGCAGGGCCAGCTGCGCGAAGAAATCGTTGCGCGCGAAGTGTTCATGCAGGAAGCGCAGAAGCAGGGCCTCGACGCCACCGACGACTACAGGAACCAGCTCGAACTCGCCCGTCAGGCCATCCTGATTCGCGCGCTGTTCGAGAACTACCGCAAGACCAGCCCGGTCTCGGACGCGGACGTGAAGGCCGAATACGACAAGTTCGTGGCGGCCAACGGCGGCAAGGAATACAAGGCCCGCCACATCCTGGTCGAGACCGAAGACCAGGCCAAGAAGATCATGGCCGACCTGAAGAAGGGCGCCAAGTTCGAAGACATCGCCAAGAAGCAGAGCAAGGACCCGGGTTCGGGCGCCAACGGCGGCGACCTCGACTGGGCCAACCCCGCGAGCTTCGTGCCCGAGTTCTCGGAAGCGATGATCAAGCTCAAGAAGGGCGAAACGACCCCTGCGCCGATCAAGACGCAGTTCGGCTATCACATCATCCGCGTCGACGACATCCGCCAGGCGCAACTGCCGAAGCTGGAAGAAGTGCAGCCGCAGATCACGCAGCAGCTGCAGCAGCAGCGCCTGCAGAAGTACCAGGAAGAACTGCGCGCGAAGGCAAAGGTCGAGTAA
- a CDS encoding BolA family protein, which produces MSTATAHPPPTARALEETLRQTLQPTTLEVIDESSAHAGHAGANAEGYGTHFRVRIASPLFDGKPRVARHRLVYDALQVFIAQGLHAIAIEVL; this is translated from the coding sequence ATGAGCACCGCGACCGCACACCCCCCGCCCACGGCGCGCGCCCTCGAGGAGACGCTGCGCCAGACGCTGCAGCCCACCACCCTCGAGGTGATCGACGAGAGCAGCGCCCACGCGGGCCATGCAGGCGCCAATGCGGAGGGCTACGGCACCCATTTCCGGGTTCGCATTGCTTCCCCGCTCTTCGACGGGAAGCCCCGCGTGGCGCGCCATCGGCTTGTGTATGATGCCCTCCAGGTTTTTATCGCCCAGGGTCTGCACGCCATTGCCATCGAGGTGCTCTGA
- a CDS encoding septation protein A: protein MKLLLDFFPILLFFGAYKLGDIYTATAVLMGATVVQMGITYALERKLQAMQKATLVLILLFGTLTLVLHDDRFIKWKPTVLYGAMAIALAVALWALKKNFLKMLLGSQLQLPDRIWGRLNVAWIGYCLFMALINGYVAAYFTTEAWVNFKLWGYVFPIVFLVAQGLYISPHLKSDDKPAA from the coding sequence ATGAAACTGCTTCTCGATTTTTTCCCGATCCTGCTGTTCTTCGGCGCCTACAAGCTGGGCGACATCTACACCGCAACGGCCGTGCTCATGGGCGCCACCGTGGTGCAGATGGGCATCACGTATGCGCTGGAGCGCAAGCTGCAGGCCATGCAAAAGGCCACGCTGGTGCTGATCCTGCTGTTCGGCACGCTCACGCTGGTGCTGCATGACGACCGCTTCATCAAATGGAAGCCGACGGTTCTCTACGGTGCCATGGCCATTGCGCTGGCGGTGGCGCTCTGGGCGCTGAAGAAGAACTTTCTCAAGATGCTGCTCGGCTCGCAACTCCAACTGCCTGACCGCATCTGGGGCCGCCTCAATGTGGCGTGGATCGGCTATTGCCTGTTCATGGCGCTCATCAACGGCTACGTGGCGGCGTACTTCACCACCGAGGCCTGGGTCAACTTCAAGCTGTGGGGCTATGTGTTCCCGATCGTCTTCCTGGTGGCGCAGGGCCTGTACATCTCGCCGCACCTCAAGAGCGACGACAAGCCCGCTGCATGA
- the msrB gene encoding peptide-methionine (R)-S-oxide reductase MsrB, which produces MTTPVQKTDAEWKALLAEKGAEPAAFEVTRHAATERPFTGKYEAHWEDGTYHCICCGAKLFEASTKFDAGCGWPSFSEEAVPGAIRNIVDRSHGMVRTENVCANCGAHLGHVFPDGPTETGLRYCMNSASLDFQKK; this is translated from the coding sequence ATGACCACTCCCGTACAGAAAACCGATGCCGAATGGAAAGCCCTGCTCGCTGAAAAAGGCGCCGAACCTGCCGCCTTCGAGGTGACGCGGCATGCAGCCACCGAGCGCCCTTTCACCGGAAAGTACGAGGCGCACTGGGAGGACGGCACCTACCATTGCATCTGCTGCGGCGCCAAGCTGTTCGAGGCCTCCACCAAGTTCGACGCGGGCTGCGGCTGGCCCAGCTTCTCGGAAGAAGCCGTGCCGGGCGCCATCAGGAACATCGTCGACCGTTCGCACGGCATGGTGCGTACCGAAAACGTCTGCGCCAATTGCGGCGCGCACCTGGGGCACGTGTTCCCCGACGGCCCCACCGAAACCGGTCTGCGCTATTGCATGAACTCGGCCTCGCTCGACTTCCAGAAGAAATAA
- a CDS encoding protein adenylyltransferase SelO has product MSLLAEDSAVVDLGLRWTPGFSTLGPEFFTELRPTPLPDPYWVGHSDTVARELGLPEGWRSEGALQALTGNLPVAGARPLASVYSGHQFGVWAGQLGDGRAILLGETAGEGQGGLEVQLKGAGRTPYSRMGDGRAVLRSSIREFLCSEAMHGLGIPTTRALCVTGSDARVRREELETAAVVTRVAPSFIRFGHFEHFAANQHEDALRKLADYVIDRYYPACRTTGRFNGNAYAAFLEAVSERTAALLAQWQAVGFCHGVMNTDNMSILGLTIDYGPFQFLDAFDPRHICNHSDTSGRYAFNQQPNVAYWNLFCLAQALLPLIGDQEIAVAALESYKTVFPREFEGRMRAKLGLLDSADGDRALIEGVLKLLAAEKVDYTIFWRRLSQHVADGNAEPVRDLFLDRAGFDAWLLLFSERHAQTPRQEAADSMLGSNPKFVLRNHLGQQAIEAAAQKDFSGVATLLTLLETPFEEHPGADAYAGFPPDWASTIEISCSS; this is encoded by the coding sequence ATGAGCTTGCTTGCAGAAGATTCGGCCGTGGTGGACCTCGGCCTGCGGTGGACGCCGGGGTTTTCCACCCTCGGGCCCGAGTTTTTTACCGAACTCCGGCCGACCCCTCTTCCCGACCCTTATTGGGTGGGCCACAGCGACACCGTGGCGCGCGAACTCGGCTTGCCCGAAGGCTGGCGAAGCGAAGGCGCGCTCCAGGCGCTGACCGGCAACCTGCCCGTGGCGGGCGCGCGGCCGCTGGCCAGCGTGTACAGCGGCCACCAGTTCGGCGTGTGGGCCGGCCAGCTCGGCGATGGCCGGGCCATATTGCTCGGCGAAACCGCAGGTGAAGGCCAAGGCGGGCTCGAAGTCCAGCTCAAGGGTGCCGGCCGCACGCCCTATTCGCGCATGGGCGACGGCCGTGCCGTGCTGCGCTCCAGCATCCGCGAGTTCCTGTGCAGCGAAGCGATGCACGGCCTGGGCATTCCGACCACCCGCGCACTCTGCGTGACGGGCTCCGATGCGCGCGTGCGGCGCGAAGAACTCGAAACCGCCGCCGTCGTGACCCGCGTGGCGCCCAGCTTCATCCGTTTCGGCCATTTCGAGCACTTTGCCGCCAACCAGCACGAAGACGCATTGCGCAAGCTGGCCGACTACGTCATCGACCGCTACTACCCGGCTTGCCGCACCACCGGGCGCTTCAACGGCAACGCGTATGCGGCGTTCCTCGAGGCCGTGAGCGAACGCACGGCCGCCCTGCTCGCGCAGTGGCAGGCCGTGGGCTTCTGCCATGGCGTGATGAACACCGACAACATGAGCATCCTCGGGCTCACGATCGACTACGGGCCGTTCCAGTTCCTGGACGCCTTCGATCCGCGGCACATCTGCAACCACAGCGACACCAGCGGGCGCTACGCCTTCAACCAGCAGCCCAACGTGGCCTACTGGAACCTGTTCTGCCTGGCGCAGGCGCTGCTGCCGCTGATCGGCGACCAGGAAATCGCGGTGGCCGCGCTGGAGTCTTACAAGACGGTGTTTCCGCGCGAATTCGAGGGCCGCATGCGGGCCAAGCTCGGACTGCTCGATTCGGCCGACGGCGACCGCGCGCTCATCGAGGGCGTGCTCAAGCTGCTGGCCGCGGAAAAGGTCGACTACACGATCTTCTGGCGCCGCCTTTCGCAGCACGTGGCGGACGGCAACGCCGAGCCGGTGCGCGACCTGTTCCTGGACCGCGCGGGCTTCGATGCATGGCTGCTATTATTTTCGGAGCGGCACGCGCAAACCCCTCGGCAGGAAGCTGCCGATTCGATGCTCGGATCCAACCCCAAGTTCGTGTTGCGGAACCACCTGGGGCAGCAAGCCATCGAAGCGGCTGCGCAGAAGGACTTCTCGGGTGTGGCAACCTTGCTGACCCTGCTCGAGACCCCATTTGAAGAACATCCCGGTGCCGACGCCTATGCCGGCTTCCCGCCCGACTGGGCCTCCACGATCGAAATCAGCTGCTCATCATGA
- a CDS encoding 3-(methylthio)propionyl-CoA ligase has product MLGLMQDQPLLISSLIEFAERHHGDAEIVSRRVEGDIHRSTWSQIASRSRQVANALDGEQLLFSDRVATLAWNGYRHLDLYYGVSGTGRVLHTINPRLHPDQIAWIANHAEDQILCFDLSFLPLVQAVHAKCATIRKWVALCDADKLPADSGIPDLVSYEAWMGGQPTEYDWPTFDENSASSMCYTSGTTGNPKAALYSHRSTLLHAYAAALPDVMRISARDAVLPVVPMFHVNAWGIPYSAALVGAKLVFPGPALDGKSVFELIETEGVTFAAGVPTVWQMMLGHMQANDLKFSRLDRTVIGGSACPPAMIRAFQDIYKVEVLHAWGMTEMSPLGTLCTLKNKHLAMPADAQLAIRLKQGRAICGVDMKIVDGNGKELPWDGKAYGDLLVKGPWVVKEYFKGEGGDPLIADEQGRGWFPTGDVATIDPDGYLQITDRSKDVIKSGGEWISSIEIENIAVAHPCVAMAACIGVAHPKWDERPVIAVVKKPNAEVTCEELLKFYEGKTAKWQIPDDVVFVEAIPIGATGKILKTKLRELLKDYKLPTP; this is encoded by the coding sequence ATGCTGGGTTTGATGCAAGACCAACCGCTCTTGATCTCGTCGCTGATCGAGTTCGCCGAGCGCCACCATGGCGACGCCGAGATCGTTTCGCGCCGTGTCGAGGGCGATATCCACCGAAGCACCTGGAGCCAGATCGCATCCCGTTCCCGGCAGGTGGCCAATGCGTTGGACGGCGAACAGCTGCTCTTCAGCGATCGCGTCGCCACCCTGGCCTGGAACGGCTACCGTCACCTGGATCTGTACTACGGCGTCAGCGGCACGGGCCGGGTGCTCCACACCATCAACCCGCGCCTGCACCCCGATCAGATCGCATGGATCGCCAACCACGCCGAAGACCAGATCCTGTGCTTCGACCTGAGCTTTCTGCCGCTGGTGCAGGCGGTGCATGCCAAGTGCGCCACCATCAGGAAATGGGTGGCGCTTTGCGACGCAGACAAACTGCCGGCCGACAGCGGCATTCCGGATCTCGTGAGCTACGAGGCCTGGATGGGCGGGCAGCCCACCGAGTACGACTGGCCGACCTTCGACGAGAACTCCGCCTCGAGCATGTGCTACACGAGCGGCACCACCGGCAACCCCAAGGCCGCGCTCTACAGCCACCGTTCCACGCTGCTGCACGCGTACGCCGCGGCCTTGCCCGACGTGATGCGCATCTCGGCGCGCGACGCGGTGCTGCCCGTGGTGCCGATGTTCCACGTCAACGCCTGGGGCATTCCGTATTCGGCCGCGCTGGTGGGCGCCAAGCTGGTGTTCCCCGGCCCGGCGCTCGACGGCAAGTCGGTGTTCGAACTCATCGAGACCGAAGGAGTGACCTTCGCGGCCGGCGTGCCCACCGTGTGGCAGATGATGCTGGGCCACATGCAGGCCAACGACCTGAAGTTTTCCAGGCTCGACCGCACGGTGATCGGCGGTTCGGCCTGCCCGCCGGCCATGATCCGCGCGTTCCAGGATATCTACAAGGTCGAGGTGCTGCATGCCTGGGGCATGACCGAGATGAGTCCGCTCGGCACGCTGTGCACGCTCAAGAACAAGCACCTGGCCATGCCGGCCGACGCGCAGCTTGCCATCCGCCTCAAGCAGGGGCGCGCGATCTGCGGCGTGGACATGAAGATCGTCGACGGCAACGGCAAGGAACTGCCCTGGGACGGCAAGGCCTACGGCGATCTGCTGGTCAAGGGTCCATGGGTCGTGAAGGAATACTTCAAGGGCGAGGGCGGCGATCCGCTCATCGCCGACGAGCAGGGCCGCGGCTGGTTTCCCACCGGCGACGTCGCCACCATCGACCCCGACGGCTACCTGCAGATCACCGACCGCAGCAAGGACGTGATCAAGTCCGGCGGCGAGTGGATCAGTTCGATCGAAATCGAGAACATCGCGGTGGCGCACCCCTGCGTCGCCATGGCGGCCTGCATTGGCGTGGCGCACCCCAAGTGGGACGAGCGCCCGGTCATCGCCGTGGTGAAGAAGCCCAATGCGGAAGTCACGTGCGAGGAGCTTCTCAAGTTCTACGAAGGCAAGACAGCCAAGTGGCAGATTCCCGACGACGTGGTGTTCGTCGAGGCCATCCCGATCGGGGCGACCGGAAAGATCCTCAAGACCAAGCTGCGCGAGCTGTTGAAGGACTACAAGCTGCCGACGCCCTGA
- a CDS encoding branched-chain amino acid ABC transporter substrate-binding protein, with protein sequence MQFVLKSVAACAMLASATAAFAQKGETVKIAWLDPLSGLMAAVGTNQLKTTQFLAEEFNKKNASGVKFEIIAIDNKLSPQETTAALRSAQDQGARYITQGNGSGPALAIIDAVEKNNARNPGKELLYLNYAAVDPDLTNSKCSYWHFRLDADTSMKMEALTTWMKDQPDIKKVYILGQNYAHGVQVSKFAKEDLKIKRPDIQIVGDDLHPLAQVRDFSPYIAKIKASGADTVITGNWGSDLSLLIKAANDSGLDVKFLTYYSFGTGTPTAMGATSVGKIYTVAYGHYNMGGEIQKLLAGYKKKMNDDLTQSSIYHTFALLDAAFVQAKSTDPVKVAAALEGMKIKSFNGEVEMRKADHQLQQGLYISRWEKASAKFPYDAENTGYTNVPVKYYESYVASTPTTCQMKRP encoded by the coding sequence ATGCAATTTGTCCTCAAGTCGGTCGCTGCCTGTGCCATGTTGGCGAGCGCGACCGCTGCCTTCGCCCAGAAGGGCGAGACCGTCAAGATCGCCTGGCTCGATCCGCTGTCGGGCCTGATGGCCGCGGTGGGCACGAACCAGCTCAAGACCACGCAGTTCCTGGCTGAAGAGTTCAACAAGAAGAATGCATCGGGTGTGAAGTTCGAGATCATCGCGATCGACAACAAGCTCAGCCCGCAGGAGACCACCGCCGCACTTCGCTCGGCGCAAGACCAGGGCGCGCGCTACATCACCCAGGGCAACGGCTCGGGCCCGGCGCTGGCGATCATCGACGCCGTCGAGAAGAACAACGCGCGCAATCCCGGCAAGGAACTGCTCTACCTGAACTACGCGGCCGTCGACCCCGACCTCACCAACAGCAAGTGCAGCTACTGGCACTTTCGCCTCGACGCCGACACCTCCATGAAGATGGAAGCGCTGACCACCTGGATGAAGGACCAGCCCGACATCAAGAAGGTGTACATCCTTGGCCAGAACTATGCGCACGGCGTTCAGGTGTCGAAGTTCGCCAAGGAAGACCTGAAGATCAAGCGCCCCGACATCCAGATCGTGGGCGACGACCTGCACCCGCTCGCGCAGGTGCGCGACTTCTCGCCCTATATCGCCAAGATCAAGGCCTCGGGCGCGGACACCGTCATTACCGGCAACTGGGGCTCCGACCTGTCGCTGCTCATCAAGGCGGCGAACGATTCGGGCCTGGACGTCAAGTTCCTCACCTACTACTCGTTCGGCACCGGCACTCCGACGGCCATGGGCGCCACCTCCGTCGGCAAGATCTACACGGTGGCGTATGGCCACTACAACATGGGTGGCGAGATCCAGAAACTGCTTGCCGGCTACAAGAAGAAGATGAACGACGACCTGACGCAATCGTCGATCTATCACACGTTCGCGCTGCTCGACGCCGCCTTCGTGCAGGCCAAGTCGACCGATCCGGTCAAGGTGGCGGCGGCGCTCGAAGGCATGAAGATCAAGAGCTTCAACGGCGAGGTAGAGATGCGCAAGGCCGACCACCAGCTGCAGCAGGGCCTCTACATCTCGCGCTGGGAGAAAGCCAGCGCCAAGTTCCCCTATGACGCCGAGAACACCGGCTACACCAACGTTCCAGTGAAGTACTACGAGTCGTATGTGGCCAGCACGCCGACGACCTGCCAGATGAAGCGCCCCTAG